Genomic DNA from Desulfuromonadales bacterium:
GATAGCGCGCCACGATCAGGAAACGCTCGGCGACCACGTTCAGGGCGTGCCGGGTCCCCTCGGTTATCCGCTCCTTTTGCCTGCTGAAGAGTGCGAGAGTTGCAAACCTCTCGTTCTGGTCCAGAATCGGCAGGGTATGCAGGAGATGGAGTTCTCCGGCCGCGGGCGGCTGCTCCGCTCCTTCCGAAAGGCGGAGAATGCGGACCGACCCTTGCTGGTGCGGGGAGAGTCCGGCGGCAGCCAGGGTTTGCTGCTTGATTTTTTCGATGAGGTCGGCACTCACCGGTTCGATGGGCTGGATACAGAGCACATGCTTGTCCCGTCCGTCACAAAGAAGGAGGGAGGCGACGCTGTAGCGACAGAGCACCGAGAGAAACCGGAGGAACTCCCGGGCCAGTTGATCGACGTCATGCGCCAGGCCAGTGAGTTTCAGGACTTCATTGGAAATGGTCGATTCGTAGAGCAACCGGTCCAGAATGCCGGTGACGCGCAGACGGATGTCGGCGCTGCTGAGGTCCGGCGAAGAAGGAAAGTTGCAGTTTTTCGGATCGGTCGACTGTGCGAGCAGAGAGGCGACCGTCTCGATGATTGGAGTCAGGTCGCTCGCCTTTTCGATATAGCGGTCGGCCCCGGCTTTTTCTCCCCAGAAACGGTCGTGACGTTCCTTCAGGTTGGTGAGAAGAATGACGGGAATATGAGCCGTGCAGGGGTCGTTTTTCAGCAGGCGGCATAGATGGTACCCGTTCAGTTCGGGCATCATCACATCTGAAAGGATCAGGCTGGGCGGCGAGTGGTAGACTTTGGCGATAGCCTCCATGCCATTCTGGGCCGTTTCAACCAGATAGCCTATTTCCTCCAGGGCATCCTGCAGAACGGCAAGTTGGGTCAGGCTGTCGTCGACGACCAGAATGGTGAAAGTGCCGGGCTGCATTGTTCCCTGATGGCTCCCTGTTCAACTGGCCTGTGCATGGAACATCGGAAAATGAATGCGAATTGTCTACCATATTGCGCGGGCAGATGCTACTCAAAAAGGCCTTCAGTGTAACTCCATCCGCAATCTTTCAAATGCATCCGCAGGCATGAAGCGATTCCCTG
This window encodes:
- a CDS encoding response regulator → MQPGTFTILVVDDSLTQLAVLQDALEEIGYLVETAQNGMEAIAKVYHSPPSLILSDVMMPELNGYHLCRLLKNDPCTAHIPVILLTNLKERHDRFWGEKAGADRYIEKASDLTPIIETVASLLAQSTDPKNCNFPSSPDLSSADIRLRVTGILDRLLYESTISNEVLKLTGLAHDVDQLAREFLRFLSVLCRYSVASLLLCDGRDKHVLCIQPIEPVSADLIEKIKQQTLAAAGLSPHQQGSVRILRLSEGAEQPPAAGELHLLHTLPILDQNERFATLALFSRQKERITEGTRHALNVVAERFLIVARYLKKFKEIEEVKGDFVSMLVHDMRSPLTSIRGFTDVLAEG